In the genome of Chitinivibrionales bacterium, one region contains:
- a CDS encoding SRPBCC family protein, which yields MTDSNMVTVHGDWLVHADRASVYAIVSDFERMPEHFPKIARSIRLLKRDGDVLTLEAEAGSFAAWLPSAKIELTVMLLPGQGYRCTTRNLTFNTTGDEELLLVDDPEGTRIKYTYFVTVRRRWFKPLFEWMVATFGLPFWKRSFVDPLESLVEARRDGGPMPAG from the coding sequence ATGACCGACTCCAATATGGTGACCGTTCATGGCGACTGGCTGGTGCACGCGGACCGCGCGTCGGTCTACGCGATTGTCTCGGACTTCGAGCGAATGCCTGAGCACTTTCCCAAGATCGCTCGCTCGATCAGACTCCTGAAGCGTGATGGCGATGTGCTTACACTCGAAGCGGAGGCCGGTTCGTTTGCCGCATGGCTCCCATCTGCCAAGATCGAGCTCACGGTGATGCTGCTACCGGGTCAAGGCTACCGCTGTACCACCCGCAACCTCACCTTCAACACGACCGGGGATGAGGAGCTGCTACTCGTCGATGACCCGGAAGGTACACGCATCAAATACACGTACTTCGTTACTGTGCGACGCCGTTGGTTCAAGCCGCTGTTTGAATGGATGGTCGCGACGTTCGGCCTTCCGTTCTGGAAGCGGTCGTTCGTCGATCCGCTCGAATCGCTGGTGGAGGCACGTCGCGACGGTGGCCCGATGCCTGCCGGCTAA
- a CDS encoding FlgD immunoglobulin-like domain containing protein, with protein sequence MKKFLIRLALCLGLLAFSTHVASAGWVQTFDSSWNINALSIGAVICAGTGGFGVWMTPPDMLGNGWNNGEYASNIDVKSLLINGANIFAGTNGKGIYFSNDLGYSWATVNSGLNAGFSQEVYALAVIGSNIFAGTWSGVFLSTNNGTNWTATNSGLTNVYVHALAVSGSNIFTGTEGGVFLSTNNGTSWTAVNSGLTTTGGAIAEFVNSLAVRDSTIFAGTNDDGVFLSTNNGTSWTTVDSGLTNTIVMSLALCGSNIFAGTDGGGVFLSTNNGTSWTAVNSGLTNLRILSLGVDSNNIFAGTRGSGVWYRSLSEVGVLNNKLQRGKLDQVYLRVHSPGHTNPIVAIEFSLTHSDQVVVNIYDLSGHEVATLINKNLASGAHSILWDTRHLATGCYTVRMRAGSDTYVRSIPIFR encoded by the coding sequence ATGAAAAAGTTCCTGATTCGGCTTGCTCTTTGCTTGGGGTTGCTGGCTTTTTCTACGCATGTGGCAAGTGCTGGTTGGGTACAAACGTTTGATTCGTCGTGGAACATTAATGCACTTTCAATAGGCGCGGTTATCTGTGCTGGGACTGGGGGATTTGGTGTATGGATGACGCCGCCGGACATGTTAGGCAATGGTTGGAATAATGGCGAGTACGCCAGCAATATAGATGTCAAATCTCTTTTAATAAACGGCGCCAATATCTTTGCCGGCACAAATGGAAAAGGGATTTACTTTTCCAACGATTTGGGTTACTCTTGGGCAACGGTCAATTCCGGCCTAAATGCTGGATTTTCGCAAGAGGTATATGCTCTTGCAGTTATTGGCAGCAATATTTTCGCCGGGACTTGGAGTGGCGTTTTCCTATCCACGAATAATGGAACAAACTGGACTGCGACAAATTCCGGGCTTACGAATGTTTATGTCCATGCTCTTGCAGTGAGCGGCAGCAATATTTTTACCGGGACGGAAGGTGGCGTTTTCCTATCCACCAATAATGGAACAAGTTGGACTGCGGTAAATTCCGGGCTTACAACGACAGGGGGTGCAATTGCAGAATTTGTCAATTCTCTCGCAGTGAGAGACAGCACTATCTTTGCCGGTACTAATGATGACGGTGTTTTCCTATCCACCAATAATGGAACAAGCTGGACTACGGTTGACTCCGGCCTCACAAATACCATTGTTATGTCTCTTGCCCTGTGCGGCAGCAATATTTTTGCCGGGACTGATGGTGGTGGTGTCTTTCTATCCACCAATAATGGAACAAGCTGGACTGCAGTAAATTCCGGGCTTACGAATTTACGAATTCTGTCTCTTGGCGTGGACTCCAACAATATTTTTGCCGGGACTAGGGGCAGCGGTGTATGGTACAGGTCGCTTTCAGAAGTTGGAGTACTTAACAATAAACTGCAGCGAGGGAAATTAGACCAGGTATATTTGAGGGTACACTCTCCGGGCCATACTAACCCTATCGTAGCCATTGAATTTTCTCTTACGCATTCAGATCAGGTGGTGGTTAATATTTATGACCTATCCGGCCATGAAGTGGCAACTCTTATCAATAAGAATCTTGCATCAGGCGCGCACAGCATACTATGGGATACGCGCCATTTAGCCACAGGTTGTTATACCGTAAGAATGAGGGCAGGATCGGATACCTATGTAAGGAGTATTCCGATTTTCCGATAA